The nucleotide sequence agggtgacatcgaaggaggacatgataaagaggagggtgacatcgaaggaggagatgataaagaggagggtgacatcgaaggtggagatgataaagaggagggtgacattgaaggaggacatgataaagaggagggtgacatcgaaggaggagatgataaagaggagggtgacatcgaaggaggagatgataaagaggagggtgacatcgaaggaactgatgataaagaggagggtgacatcaaaggagatgataaagaggagggtgaaatGGAAGGAGgacatgataaagaggagggtgacatcgaaggaggagatgataaagaggagggtgacatggaaggaggagatgataaagaggagggtgacatggaaggaggagatgataaagagaagggtgacattgaaggaggacgTGATAAAGAGCAGGGTGACACCGAAGGAGGAGAttataaagaggagggtgacatggaaggaggagatgataaagaggagggtgacatggaaggaggagatgataaagaggagggtgacatggaaggaggagatgataaagaggagggtgacatggaaggaggagatgataaagaggagggtgacatggaaggaggagatgataaagaggagggtgacatcgaaggaggagatgtaaAAGAGGAAGAGAACATCAAAAGAGAAGGTGGTGTAGAGGAAGGGAACATCGAAAGAGAAAATGATGAAGATAAGGGAGACACTGGGGACAGTGAGAAAGAGGGGCACATCCAAAGAGAAGGagttgataaagaggagggtgacatcgaaggaactgatgataaagaggagggtgacatcaaaggagatgataaagaggcgggtgacattgaaggagatgatcaagaggagggtgacatggaAGGAGgacatgataaagaggagggtgacatggaaggaggagatgataaagaggagggtgacatggaaggaggagatgataaagaggagggtgacatcgaaggaggagatgataaagaggagggtgacatcgaaggaactGATGATatagaggagggtgacatcgaaggaggagatgataacgAGGgcggtgacatcgaaggaggacatgataaagaggagggtgacatggaaggaggagatgataaagaggagggtgacatcgaaggaactgatgataaagaggagggtgacatcgaaggaactGATGATATAGAGGAGGGTGACatggaaggaggagatgataaagaggacggtgacatcgaaggaggacatgataaagaggagggtgacatcgaaggaggagatgataaagaggagggtgacatcgaaggaggagatgataaagaggagggtgacatcgaaagAGATGatcaagaggagggtgacatggaaggaggagatgataaagaggagggtgacatagaaggaggagatgataaagaggaggatgacatcgaaggaggagatgataaagaggagggtgacatcgaaggaggagatgataaagaggagggtgacatcaagggagatgataaagaggagggtaaaATGGAAGgacatgataaagaggagggtgacatcgaaggaggagatgataaagaggagggtgacatcgaaggaggagataataaagaggagggtgacgtcaaaggaggagatgataaagaggagggtgacatcgaaggaggagatgataaagaggagggtgacatggaaggaggagatgataaagaggagggtgacatggaaggaggagatgataaagaggagggtgacatcgacggaggagatgataaagaggagggtgacattgaaggaggacatgataaagaggagggtgacatcgaaggaggagatgataaagagggaggtgacatcgaaggaggagatgataaagagggaggtgacattgaaggaggagatgataaagagaagggtgacattgaaggaggacgTGATAAAGAGCAGGGTGACACCGAAGGAGGAGAttataaagaggagggtgacatggaaggaggagatgataaagaggagggtgacatcgaaggaggacatgataaagaggagggtgacatcgaaggaggagatgataaagaggagggtgacatcgaaggaggagatgataaagaggagggtgacatcggaggagatgataaagaggagggtgacatcgaaggaactgatgataaagaggagtgtgatatcaaaggagatgataaagaggcgggtgacattgaaggagatgATCAAGAGGAGGGTTACatggaaggaggagatgataaagaggagggtgacatcgaaggaggacatgataaagaggagggtgacatcgaaggaggagatgataaagaggagggtgacatcgaaggaggaaatgataaagaggagggtgacattgaaggaggacatgataaagaggagggtgacatcgaaggaggagatgataaagaggagggtgacatcgaaggaggagatgataaagaggagggtgacatcgaaggaactgatgataaagaggagggtgacatcaaaggagatgataaagaggagggtgaaatGGAAGGAGgacatgataaagaggagggtgacatggaaggaggagatgataaagaggagggtgacatggaaggaggagatgataaagaggagggtgacatggaaggaggagatgataaagagggaggtgacattgaaggaggagatgataaagagaagggtgacattgaaggaggacgTGATAAAGAGCAGGGTGACACCGAAGGAGGAGAttataaagaggagggtgacatggaaggaggagatgataaagaggagggtgacatggaaggaggagatgataaagaggagggtgacatggaaggaggagatgataaagaggagggtgacatggaaggaggagatgataaagaggagggtgacatcgaaggaggagttGATAAAGAGGAGGTTGAcgtcgaaggaggagatgataaagaggagggtgacatcgaaggaggagttGATAAAGAGGAGGTTGAcgtcgaaggaggagatgataaagaggagggtgacatcgaggGAGGAGATGTTAAAGAGGAAGAGAACATCAAAAGAGAAGGTGGTGTAGGGGAAGGGAACATCGAAAGAGAAAATGATGAAGATAAGGGAGACACTGGGGACAGTGAGAAAGAGGGGCTCATCCAAAGAGAAGGAGTTGAAaagaagggagacaggagagaAAATGGTGGAGGGGAGCAGAAGAAAAGTGAAGGAGCAGGATGTAGAGACAAAATTGGTGGAGAAAAAGATGAAGGGTTGAaaagagaaagtaaaaaaaaggaggaagaggaagatggagaaagaGTTGGAGAAGtaggaagaggaaaggaaaagatgaggaagaggggaaggaggagaaagcagaggaggcggaggagcAGAACAAAGAGGACAAGATGAAACAGAGCACATTGATATCCCCACCAACTAAAACTCATATTCCTactcctccttccccctcctcactgtcaccccctctccttcgcccctcggcctgtcctccatgctgcacaCTCCTCTGACCCAGCAGACGTGTAACATACATGTCTAAGTGTTAAATGTAAACACTGAGCCTACGTATCCATGTTACATAGTCATGTGCATGTTGGAGCTGGACgtgctcggtgtcagcactctcCTCAGAGCTCCTGAGTCGTCCTGCTGggaggacgtcctctgacatacctgccctgagacagctggacgtgctcggtgtcagcactctcctcagagctcctgagtcgtcctcctgggaggacgtcctctgacatacctgccctgagacagctggacgtgctcggtgtcagcactctcctcagagctcctgagtcgtctccctgggaggacgtcctctgacatacctgccctgagacagctggacgtgctcggtgtcagcactctcctcagagctcctgagtcgtcttcttcctgggaggacgtcctctgacatacctgccctgagacagctggacgtgctcggtgtcagcactctcatcagagctcctgagtcgtcttcttcctgggaggacgtcctctgacatacctgccctgagacagctggacgtgctcggtgtcagcactctcCTCAGAGCTCCTGAGTCGTCTTCTTCCCGggaggacgtcctctgacatacctgccctgagacagctggacgtgctcggtgtcagcactctcatcagagctcctgagtcgtcctcctgggaggacgtcctctgacatacctgccctgagacagctggacgtgctcggtgtcagcactctcCTCAGAGCTCCTGAGTCGTCTTCTCCCTGggaggacgtcctctgacataccggccctgagacagctggacgtgctcggtgtcagcactctcctcagagctcctgagtcgtctccctgggaggacgtcctctgacatacctgccctgagacagctggacgtgctcggtgtcagcactctcatcagagctcctgagtcgtcctcctgggaggacgtcctctgacataccggccctgagacagctggacgtgCTCGGTGTCGGCACTCTCCTCAGAGCTCCTGAGTCGTCTCCCTGggaggacgtcctctgacatacctgccctgagacagctggacgtgctcggtgtcagcactctcaTCAGAGCTCATCAGTCGTCCTCCTCggaggacgtcctctgacatacctgccctgagacagctggacgtgctcggtgtcagcactctcatcagagctcctgagtcgtcctcctgggaggacgtcctctgacatacctgccctgagacagctggacgtgctcggtgtcagcactctcaTCAGAGCTCCTGAGTCGTCTTCCTGCTGggaggacgtcctctgacatacctgccctgagacagctggacgtgctcggtgtcagcactctcctcagagctcctgagtcgtcctcctgggaggacgtcctctgacatacctgccctgagacagctggacgtgctcggtgtcagcactctcaTCAGAGCTCCTGAGTCGTCCTCCTGTgaggacgtcctctgacatacctgccctgagacagctggacgtgctcggtgtcagcactctcaTCAGAGCTCCTGAGTCGTCTTCCTGCTGggaggacgtcctctgacatacctgccctgagacagctggacgtgctcggtgtcagcactctcctcagagctcctgagtcgtcctcctgggaggacgtcctctgacatacctgccctgagacagctggacgtgctcggtgtcagcactctcatcagagctcctgagtcgtcctcctgggaggacgtcctctgacatacctgccctgagacagctggacgtgctcggtgtcagcactctcaTCAGAGCTCCTGAGTCGTCTTCCTGCTGggaggacgtcctctgacatacctgccctgagacagctggacgtgctcggtgtcagcactctcCTCAGAGCTCCTGAGTCGTCTTCCTGCTGggaggacgtcctctgacatacctgccctgagacagctggacgtgctcggtgtcagcactctcaTCAGAGCTCCTGACTCGTCTTCTTCCTGCTGggaggacgtcctctgacatacctgccctgagacagctggacgtgctcggtgtcagcactctcaTCAGAGCTCCTGAGTCGTCTTCCTGCTGggaggacgtcctctgacatacctgccctgagacagctggacgtgctcggtgtcagcactctcCTCAGAGCTCCTGAGTCGTCTTCTCCCTGggaggacgtcctctgacatacctgccctgagacagctggacgtgctcggtgtcagcactctcctcagagctcctgagtcgtcctcctgggaggacgtcctctgacatacctgccctgagacagctggacgtgctcggtgtcagcactctcaTCAGAGCTCCTGAGTCGTCTTCTTCCTGCTGggaggacgtcctctgacatacctgccctgcgacagctggacgtgctcggtgtcagcactctcCTCAGAGCTCCTGAGTCGTCTTCCTGCTGggaggacgtcctctgacatacctgccctgagacagctggacgtgctcggtgtcagcactctcctcagagctcctgagtcgtcttcttcctgggaggacgtcctctgacatacctgccctgagacagctggacgtgctcggtgtcagcactctcCTCAGAGCACCTGAGTCGTCTTCTTCCTGggaggacgtcctctgacatacctgccctgagacagctggacgtgctcggtgtcagcactctcaTCAGAGCTCCTGAGTCATCTTCTTCCTGCTGggaggacgtcctctgacatacctgccctgagacagctggacgtgctcggtgtcagcactctcCTCAGAGCTCCTGAGTCGTCTTCCTGCTGggaggacgtcctctgacatacctgccctgagacagctggacgtgctcggtgtcagcactctcctcagagctcctgagtcgtcttcttcctgggaggacgtcctctgacatacctgccctgagacagctggacgtgctcggtgtcagcactctcaTCAGAGCTTCTGAGTCGTCCTCCTGggaggacgtcctctgacatacctgccctgagacagctggacgtgctcagtgtcagcactctcatcagagctcctgagtcgtcctcctgggaggacgtcctctgacatacctgccctgagacagctggacgCAGGACGCTGTACATCAGAATGTCCAGTCAGTCCTGGCTCATCCTGGCTTCCCCCTGTCCAAGGCCTTCAAgctgcttccgtctggccacagaTACCACCTGCCACCACGCAGGACCAAGAGACTCAACAAGTCCTCTGTCCTGGCCGCCATTAGCCTTGATTTACTGTTCTGTGTCTGATGGACACTTGTTGATGAACTGCACACAAGATAAATATGATGAATTCATTGATGAGTAGTGCAGAAAGGGTCGGCTTCAGTAAGTTTAAACCTCCTCCTACTCCTTTGTGAGCAGGTtatatttaatttgtgttgtttatgatcatttatttattgattttgttGCACAGGTTTATTCATTTCACTTGAATATTGTTTTGTCTATATcctttttgtgtttttggtgttgttgttgttttacatgttccaaataaagcaaatgaaatgaaatggttgtgtgttactgctggctgtgcagCAGACTGGCCCTCAGGGATGAGGAAGACCTGCTTGGACCTGGACCTGATGGTTTGGTTCTGACACTCGCTGCCCGACCTGACTCACACATACATGTGAGTTGCACACGCGCACGGTTGACTCGGGAGGGGCAATGTGCCCCCTGAAAACACCCAACACCCCAGTGGGAGCCCCCAAACATGAAGAGCCCTGTTCTAAAACACCACCCATCACACCCCGGAGAAGAATCAGGAAGTTACGTCATCATCTAAACAGGTGGAAGACTTTCCTGAAGCTACACCCAGGATTTAAACATGGCAGCATGTGTCATGGCTTATTTTCTGAGCCAACTGATGGGTACTGGTCATTATTACACCCAGTAtgcacccagtatacacccagtatgcACCCAGTATACTCCCAGTATactcccagtatacacccagtatgcACCCAGTAtgcacccagtatacacccagtatgcACCCAGTATACTCCCAGTATACTCCCAGTAtgcacccagtatacacccagtatgcACCCAGTATGCACCCAGTATatacccagtatacacccagtatgcacccagtatacacccagtatacacccagtatgcgcccagtatacacccagtatgcACCCAGTAtgcacccagtatacacccagtatgcACCCAGTATatacccagtatacacccagtatgcACCCAGTATatacccagtatacacccagtatgcacccagtatacacccagtatacacccagtatgcACCCAGTAtgcacccagtatacacccagtatacacccagtatgcACCCAGTATGCACCCAGTATACACCCGGTATGCGCCCAGTATatacccagtatacacccagtatgcacccagtatacacccagtatacacccagtatgcACCCAGTAGGcgcccagtatacacccagtatgcACCCAGTAtgcacccagtatacacccagtatgcACCCAGTATGCACCCAGTAtgcacccagtatacacccagtatacacccagtatgcACCGTACAGCCCATACTATGGGCTCCAGAGTGCCACCAACATTTTT is from Lampris incognitus isolate fLamInc1 chromosome 21, fLamInc1.hap2, whole genome shotgun sequence and encodes:
- the LOC130131449 gene encoding LOW QUALITY PROTEIN: uncharacterized protein LOC130131449 (The sequence of the model RefSeq protein was modified relative to this genomic sequence to represent the inferred CDS: substituted 1 base at 1 genomic stop codon), encoding MCPSFSLSPVSPLSSSFSLSMFPSSTPPSPPSMSPSSXSSPSMSP